Below is a genomic region from Anaerotignum faecicola.
CTTTTACCGGTTCAATATGTATCAGCAGAAACCCTGGTCCGTCCATGGGACTGATGCCATGAGAGATGGCGTTCTCCACCAAAGGCTGGATCAAAAGCGGCATCAGATAATAAGTATCCTGTGTGATCTCATCGCTTACCAGGATCTCGTAGCTGATTTTCTCCCGGTACCGGAAATGCTGAATCGCCAGATAACTTCTCGTATAAGCCAGTTCCTGAGCAAGGCTCACCAGCTGATCCTTAGTCTGCA
It encodes:
- a CDS encoding sensor histidine kinase produces the protein MLANQINPHFLFNTLETIRMNASTHKDPDTAYIITQLGKMMRYSLQTKDQLVSLAQELAYTRSYLAIQHFRYREKISYEILVSDEITQDTYYLMPLLIQPLVENAISHGISPMDGPGFLLIHIEPVK